The DNA segment TATAGAAGGTGGCAATTCTGTAGGTAGAATGATATTTTAAGAGTATACCGCCAGTTCCAATGCTGATCTTTTTTGTGGATGATGCCAGCATGGGCAGTAAAGCTTCAGGATTACTGAAGGCAACATTGTCATGGTAGTGCTCTGCGAACCAGATTCTTTGGAACCCAAGCTCATCTGCACACTGTACATATTTCAGCAGACCAGGATAATCGTACTGATTTTTGTATAATTCCCCGAATTCGAGTAAGCCCAGTTTAATCTGTTTCATCATGTGTTACAATAAGAGCATTTTATCCCAGGTAAAGCTTTTGTTTTCCTCCAGTGAGAGATTTACCAATCCGATCCCCATGTATCCATAGAGCAGTCCGTAGTCTTCCTGTTGATCTGTAAGTTCACTGATCAGGTTTTGCTCCTCCAGATATTGTACGGTTTGTTCCCTGGTGATCTTTTCCCAGAACTTACTTGCCTGTTTCAATCTTTCGTCTTTGAGCTGCTCAAACAACTTTAAATAAATATAACTGATCCCGCAGGTTCCATGACAAAATGAGGGGTCGATTTTACCATTTTCTTTTACCGTTCCTGACTGTTGCAGGTCGATGGCGGTAGAATGGATGGCAATCTCCATTGCTTTCGTACGGAAATAGTCATCCTCATCTAAAATGGAAGCTACCTTGGTAAGAGTAATTGCAATGCAAATGTCTCCATAGCACCAGCCGAGTCTGGCATAGTAAGGGTGGTTACCTGGATCAACCGTATTTTTAAATTTAGCAATAGGGAATTTGAAAAGGTCGTTGTCCTTCTCCTGAGAAAGGAGCCATGAGGAAGCTTTTCGGATGAGCGTTTTGGTTAATGTCCGCAATGTCGGATCTTCAAGTACAGGGTATGCCTCACAACAAAAAGCAATAATTCCCGCAACCCCGTGAGCCAGCCCGCAATCATAGACGACATGTTCACTTTTGTTTTTGTCAGCATGAGTGAGGTTCCGGATATCTACCCAGGTGTAATTTCCATCTTTATCTGTAATTTTTGATTGATCTAATGCTTTGATGATTTTTTCAATACCCCGCTTTGCAAATGGTTTTTCTTTTTGCTGAAGTAGAAAAAGCCCTTTTCCAATAAAGCCATACAGGGGGTCGTAATTCTCAATTTCAATATCAGCATCCAGTGATTTCTCTACGAATTCCTGTATGTCCGAATCAATGATGTCATCCAGCGATTCTTCGAGTACACCAATTTCAGAAAGGTGACCAAGTACCCAAAAGAAACCGGAGAAACCGCTTCCATGAGTCGCATCGAGGTTGTCATTTCCAGAGATTTGCTCCTGAAAGGTATCAAGTGCAGCCTCGATCAGGTCATATACCCGCTCTAAATACTGTGGATTTCGGTAAGATTGATAGAGGTATCCATAATATAAAATCTGACCATAATTACCTGCCAGAAGGCTGAGGTTTAAAAATGGATTTTCATGAGATTCCACATACTGAAAAATCTCTTCCGCAGAAGTGGGCTGTTCGGTGTTGCTTGGTTTAGTTGACATAAAAGCTGTTGGTTCCGGTTGTTTTGTTAATATGTAGGATGTAATCGAAATCGGCCAGGATATTGCCGGATTGGAATTGTTTATGGGTATAACCAAAAGGTAAAAAGCGATACTTTTTGGCAGGGATTTTTCTGTTTGAAATCAGTCTCGTATTCAATAGGAAAGCAGGTTTGTGTGTTTGTGAAAAATAATATTCAAAACTATCTGCCAAAGGCTGTTGAATGGGGTTTTTACTGCTTACTTTTTGTTGCTGATCATTGTATGCGGTATAAAAGCCTTCCGATGTAGACATGCCCATGCTTTTGTAAGCGCTACCCAGTTTTCTTTTCAGAAAGAGCCCCATGGCTTTTGAATATGGATTTCGCGTTTTCTGTATATGGCCATTATGGGCGAGCAGGATGATTTTACTCCCTGCTGTGACTTCGCTGAGCACATTCTCGGCCATTAAGGAATCTCTTGTATTCGACATGATTCGTACATCATGTTTGTTTTTTTCAGGATCATTTAGCAGTAGAAACTGCTGATAATTGTTGATGTTCTTAGCCAGGCCGGAATCTAAAGCACTGTCCTTGGTCTGGAGGCCCTGATAATCCGTCATAAACTGTTTGCTCATCGCATTCAGGGTCTGGAAATCTTCCGGACTGATCGTATGGGAAGACAATTGATAGTCAAGTTGTTTGTAATATCCGATGATTTTAGCAATAGAATCTGTATTTGGAATTTTTCTTGTTTTACTGTAAGCGGATAAGTTTTGTAAAGTCTGATATGGGCTTTGAAAATCGAATCCGAAAAAGCTGATTTGCCCTGGGTTTTTGCGGTTGATTTCTCTTACCGTTTCAACGAGATCAGCAAATTCTTTACATTCATAGTTATAAAGCTGAAAGCTTTTTAAGATTTCCGGAAGCATTGGTTTTCCATCCAATAAGTAAGCGTTTAACCGATCTACTTCTGCCATTGGTGCTTCCAAGCCTATTTTGTTGATTTTATATTTAGCGGATAAAAAGCTGATCAGCCTGGTTTTTGCCCGTATAAATTCGCTTGTCCCATGGGATTGCTCTCCGATTCCAAAAACTTTAAAATCCCCAAAGTCGGGAAAGGGAAGAGCTTGATGTTGTGCTGGATTGCTAAATAATTGCTGGGGGTTTAAATTAATGGATTGCTGCACCAATGCCGATTTGAAGCTTTCGGGGGATTGGGCGCAGATTTCCAGTGTCTGTAGAAAGAGACAAATGAACAGCACAGTTCCAATTAAGTTTTTATTCAGGTACTTCAACATGATATTTTCATCTGTTTTAAACGTAGGACATGGTCTTTCTGTGCGGGGAGAATGGTTATCACCAGGATAACCATTCTCTATTAATCATTTATCCGTGTCTAACTATAATCTTCTTCACTTTGTTGTTGAGCGCGTCGATGATTTTCTTACTCAGGGATAATTTATTTAACTTTTTCATTTTGGTTAGTTAATTTGAAAAGGTCATTTTGATTAATGATTACAATCCGAATCCAAATCCAGGATCCATAGGATCTAATCCAGGTTCAAATCCCTTGTTAGGTTTACATGGGCAACCACTGGTGCAAGTACCACATCCAGCTGGATTTCCAGAGCAAAGGGTTATAGTTGAGGCTCTTGTAGGACATCCGCCACTACAGGTTCCGGTGATACCACCAACAACATTCTTCATCACTTTTCCGTCTAAAGTTTCAATAACTTCTTTACTCGCTGATAATTTTTTTAGCTTTTTCATACTGTTTAAATTGATTGGTTAGATTAATAGTTTTTCCCCTATAGCTTCCTAAGAACGAATTTGTACCGGTTGATCTCCTTGAGACTGGCCTGGTTGCGTTGTTTTTTCTTTCTGTTTTCTTTTTAAAATAATGATGGTTTATCTAATATATTGAAATTTTAAATATTTCTTGATATAATTTATATTTTCTTTTTATGAATTATTTAATTTGTTTTTTCATTTTTATATGTATTTTATAGTGGCGTAATTCCTTTAATGAACGTTGTTTGCTACATTTGATGTTCTTTTGAAGCTTTTCGATTAGTATTGAAGAAGTCAATTCAGCGGATAGCACAAATTTTGTCGCTTCAGAAAAGAGCGAAGGATGGTGGATTGGAATTTTTTGATGTGGCCGACCTTACGTGGAGTAATTAAATACCGGACCGATATACAGCAGAGTTCGTACATGTCTTACTAATGCCCGCTGTGTTCATTGGTGTTATTGGTGATTGCTTGCCTGAGGGAAGACTGAAATTCCTTTTGTCTTGTATTGCTAAGAAAATACAAGACAAAAGGAAGGTAATTTATTTTTGTCTGGACTGTTGCATCGGGTTTGGTCCGGCAGAAGCCCCTCTCGGGGATTGTTGTTGTTTAAACAATTCGAACCTTGAAGGTTTTGCTTTTCTCGGCCATGAATTGTTATTTTCATCGATGTCAGCAGTTTCGCGGTAGGGATCAAGTTGTACGGCAACTACTTCTTTATCTTTAGCAAAAACTTTAGTCACTTTGTTCTCATTCTTTCTCCAGATATAGGCAGGAATGCGGTCTACTTCTTTGCTTCCATCGGCAAAAGTCCATTCGATAATGATTGGCATCACCAGTCCCCCTTCATTTGAAAAGTCAAGCTCATAGAAATTTTTCTTGCGCTCATATAGTTTTTTCTCGTCAGCAGTTAAAGACGCATAATACTTTTGAAACTGCTCATCAGCAGTCTTGCTGACCTCAAAACGATTAAATTTATTGTAAAAATCCTGGAGCGTTGTATCTTGCTCTACGGCAAATTTTACCCCCTCGGCACGGTTTCTTCCCCTGCTGATATTGTCGTTGTTTTTTTCAAATGCTTTTTTATCCTCTTTCTTCTCTTCCGCTTGTTTCATGCTGTTCATGCGGTAGTAACGAACGTCGTTCAACGCAATATCTACCGGGTCAGTTCCAAAAAACCAGCCTCTCCAGAACCAATCAAGATCTACCGCAGAAGCATCTTCCATTGTTCTGAACAGATCTGCAGGAGTAGGGTGCTTAAATGCCCATCGTTTCGCATACTCCTTGAAGGCATAGTCGAATAACTCCCTGCCCATTACCGTTTCTCTCAGGATATTCAATGCTGTGGCGGGTTTAGCATAAGCATTTGGACCAAAATTGATGATGTTTTCTGAATTGGTCATGATGGGTTCCAGCTGATCTTTAGGCATTTTCATGTAATCCACGATCTTATGTGCAGGGCCGCGCTGTGAAGGGTAGTTGTTGTCCCATTCCTGCTCCGCCATATACTGGCAGAAGGTATTCAGCCCTTCATCCATCCATGACCATTGTCTTTCATCAGAGTTGACGATCATGGGAAAGAAATTATGCCCTACTTCATGGATGATCACACCGATCATTCCATATTTAATGGCTTCTGTATAAGTTCCATCTTTTTCCGCACGTCCGTAGTTAAAACAGATCATCGGATATTCCATCCCGTTTGCAGCCTCCACCGAGATCGCTACCGGATAAGGGTAGGGGATGGTATGTTTTGAATATACCTTTAAGGTATGGGCAATAACTTTCGTTGAATACTTATTGTATAATGGATAAGCTTCAGGACCATAATAGGACATGGCCATAATCTTTTTTCCATTGATATGGGTCGCCATGGCATCCCATACCAGTCGGCGGGAAGAAACCCAGGCGAAATCTCTTACATTTTCAGCAGTGTAAGTCCAGGTTTTTTTTGCGGTTGACTTTTTCGTCATGGCCGATTTTACTTCCTCAAGATTGACGATCTCTACGGGCGATGCTGCGGTTTGCGCGGCATTCCATCTTTTCAGACTACCACTATTTAGTACTTGTGCATAGTTCTGACACTCGCCGGTTGCACCAACTACGTGGTCTGCAGGAACGGTCATGTTAACTTTGTAATTGCCAAATACCAGTGCAAATTCTCCTCTGCCTTCGAACTGTTTGTTCTGCCAGCCCTGAACATCCGAATAAACGGCCATCCTGGGAAACCATTGAGTGATGGTAAAGAGGTAGTTGTCGTCTTCAGCAAAGTATTCATAGCCGCCTCTACCGCCGACAGTCATTCTGTTCGATATCTTATAATCCCAGGTGATGTTTAACTTGTATTTTCCCTTTGGTTGAAGCGTAGTGGGAAGGTCGATGCGCATCATGGTATTGTTGATGGTATAGGGAAGTGGGGTTCCTTTTTCGTCCGTTACCTTGATGATTTTTACACCAAGATCATTTGCTTCGCCGATGATGCCGGAAAGCGACTGATAGTTCATCTGATCGCTCATTTGACTGGTTTCGGTCAGCTTATTGTCGCTGGTTGCTTTGTGTTCATTTTCATCGAGCTGTACCCAGAGGTAGCTCAATGGATCAGGTGAATTGTTATAATATGTAATTGATTCTGAACCGGTAAGGCGTAGGTTTTTCTCGTCAAGTGTGGCATTGATTTCATAATCTGCCCGTTGTTGCCAGTATGCGGGTCCAGGTGCACCTGAGGCCGACCGGTAGGAATTTGGATCTGAAATGATGGTTCCCAATTGCTCAAATTTATTTCCATGGTTAGCGCCAGGGTTATTTAAATGTTGGGCATAGGTGTTTATGGTTAAAAAGAGCGCAGCAAATAGCAGTAAATTTCTTTTCATCGGGGTTAGGAATAGTATGTTGGTTTGGTTGGCTGCTTTTTAATCGGCAGATCAATTTAGAAAAGCAGCGGAAAAACGCTCGGCAGCCATAATAAATGATATACCAAATATAGCTGATGAGATGAAGAAATTCCAGTCCCATCGCTTTATTTTTACAATCCAGATCAGGAGAAAGGAAAGCAGGAGAATTCCAACGACAATAATCACCTGACCAACTTCCAGTCCTAAATTAAAGGCCAGGAGTTCTACAACAATACTGGTGCTTTTTCCGAGTAAGCTTTTCAGGTAGTTGGAAAAGCCCAGTCCATGAATAAGGCCAAAAAATAACGCAAGGAGATATTTGAAATTCGTGCCCCGGTTTTTCGGTTTTTTGTTTAATATATTGGCTGTAGCGGTAATCAGGATGGTTACCGGAATCAGAAATTCGATAAGTGGAGTATTAATGGTAATTACTTTGAAGACACTTAATGCCAGTGTAATGCTATGGCCGACGGTGAAAGCCGTAACCAGGATCAGGACCCTTCTCCAGTCGCTGATGGCGTAGGTAACGCACAATACCACTACAAAAAGGATATGATCATATCCCTGCCAATCTAAAATATGTTGCCAACCTAACTGGAAATAAAGCCAAAAATCTTGCATTGGGGTTTAAAATCGTAATTTTGAATTAATTATGCAAACTTTTTTTTAATTTCAGGTCCTTTACAAGCAAGTATGGTACAAGTTTTATTGATCTCCTTTCTTCATCTCTTTCATCCGTTTTATGTGAGTGTAACGGAAATCACCCAAAATCCGAAAACAAAAACGGTACAGGTAAGCGTGCGTGTTTTCTTTGATGATTTTGAAAAGGCGCTGGACCACAAGTATAAAGCGAAGCTGAATATCTTAAAACCGCTGGATCGTAAGAAGGTGGACCTGCTGATTGCTGATTACCTGCAAAAGCATTTACAGATTAGGGCGAATCAAAAACCTTTGCCGCTAAAGTATATTGGTTATGAGATTGAAGAAGATGCTGCCTGGTGTTATTTCGAAACGGAAAAATTAGAAACCATTAAAAACTTCGATATCCGGAATGATATTCTTTTTGATGAACATGATTCCCAGTCCAATATGGTCCATGTGACTTTGAACGGTCAAAGGAAAAGCACTAAACTGGACAATCCTAAGGCTGAAGCGAGGCTGACCTTCTGATTTCTTTCCCTACTTCTCTCTTCTTTCTTCAGATGATTACCAAACAAATACGAGGTATTGGAACCGGACGACTATGCCTCATTACATGCGCAATTTATCCAGGCTGATTACCCGCCTTTAACACGCTTGCAAGCGTGGTTGCACCGAGTATAGACCGAGTATAGAGCTTGGTTAGAGCCTGTATAGCCAGAAGCGTTTTAAGCCATGTCCCGAAGATGGATCTGACTTGTTTTTTTAAAGAGAAAATGAAGCAAAAAAAATGAGTAGATAAAAAAAAAGGATGCTTTTTCGGCATCCTCTTTTTTAGCTATTATTGATATTGTATGTAACTTGGTATTGGTTTCAGTTTCAGCAATTCTTCCGGTGTCAT comes from the Pedobacter sp. FW305-3-2-15-E-R2A2 genome and includes:
- a CDS encoding DUF6702 family protein → MVQVLLISFLHLFHPFYVSVTEITQNPKTKTVQVSVRVFFDDFEKALDHKYKAKLNILKPLDRKKVDLLIADYLQKHLQIRANQKPLPLKYIGYEIEEDAAWCYFETEKLETIKNFDIRNDILFDEHDSQSNMVHVTLNGQRKSTKLDNPKAEARLTF
- a CDS encoding erythromycin esterase family protein gives rise to the protein MLKYLNKNLIGTVLFICLFLQTLEICAQSPESFKSALVQQSINLNPQQLFSNPAQHQALPFPDFGDFKVFGIGEQSHGTSEFIRAKTRLISFLSAKYKINKIGLEAPMAEVDRLNAYLLDGKPMLPEILKSFQLYNYECKEFADLVETVREINRKNPGQISFFGFDFQSPYQTLQNLSAYSKTRKIPNTDSIAKIIGYYKQLDYQLSSHTISPEDFQTLNAMSKQFMTDYQGLQTKDSALDSGLAKNINNYQQFLLLNDPEKNKHDVRIMSNTRDSLMAENVLSEVTAGSKIILLAHNGHIQKTRNPYSKAMGLFLKRKLGSAYKSMGMSTSEGFYTAYNDQQQKVSSKNPIQQPLADSFEYYFSQTHKPAFLLNTRLISNRKIPAKKYRFLPFGYTHKQFQSGNILADFDYILHINKTTGTNSFYVN
- a CDS encoding TIGR04149 family rSAM-modified RiPP, which produces MKKLKKLSASKEVIETLDGKVMKNVVGGITGTCSGGCPTRASTITLCSGNPAGCGTCTSGCPCKPNKGFEPGLDPMDPGFGFGL
- a CDS encoding lanthionine synthetase LanC family protein → MSTKPSNTEQPTSAEEIFQYVESHENPFLNLSLLAGNYGQILYYGYLYQSYRNPQYLERVYDLIEAALDTFQEQISGNDNLDATHGSGFSGFFWVLGHLSEIGVLEESLDDIIDSDIQEFVEKSLDADIEIENYDPLYGFIGKGLFLLQQKEKPFAKRGIEKIIKALDQSKITDKDGNYTWVDIRNLTHADKNKSEHVVYDCGLAHGVAGIIAFCCEAYPVLEDPTLRTLTKTLIRKASSWLLSQEKDNDLFKFPIAKFKNTVDPGNHPYYARLGWCYGDICIAITLTKVASILDEDDYFRTKAMEIAIHSTAIDLQQSGTVKENGKIDPSFCHGTCGISYIYLKLFEQLKDERLKQASKFWEKITREQTVQYLEEQNLISELTDQQEDYGLLYGYMGIGLVNLSLEENKSFTWDKMLLL
- a CDS encoding HupE/UreJ family protein, which codes for MQDFWLYFQLGWQHILDWQGYDHILFVVVLCVTYAISDWRRVLILVTAFTVGHSITLALSVFKVITINTPLIEFLIPVTILITATANILNKKPKNRGTNFKYLLALFFGLIHGLGFSNYLKSLLGKSTSIVVELLAFNLGLEVGQVIIVVGILLLSFLLIWIVKIKRWDWNFFISSAIFGISFIMAAERFSAAFLN
- a CDS encoding M1 family metallopeptidase encodes the protein MKRNLLLFAALFLTINTYAQHLNNPGANHGNKFEQLGTIISDPNSYRSASGAPGPAYWQQRADYEINATLDEKNLRLTGSESITYYNNSPDPLSYLWVQLDENEHKATSDNKLTETSQMSDQMNYQSLSGIIGEANDLGVKIIKVTDEKGTPLPYTINNTMMRIDLPTTLQPKGKYKLNITWDYKISNRMTVGGRGGYEYFAEDDNYLFTITQWFPRMAVYSDVQGWQNKQFEGRGEFALVFGNYKVNMTVPADHVVGATGECQNYAQVLNSGSLKRWNAAQTAASPVEIVNLEEVKSAMTKKSTAKKTWTYTAENVRDFAWVSSRRLVWDAMATHINGKKIMAMSYYGPEAYPLYNKYSTKVIAHTLKVYSKHTIPYPYPVAISVEAANGMEYPMICFNYGRAEKDGTYTEAIKYGMIGVIIHEVGHNFFPMIVNSDERQWSWMDEGLNTFCQYMAEQEWDNNYPSQRGPAHKIVDYMKMPKDQLEPIMTNSENIINFGPNAYAKPATALNILRETVMGRELFDYAFKEYAKRWAFKHPTPADLFRTMEDASAVDLDWFWRGWFFGTDPVDIALNDVRYYRMNSMKQAEEKKEDKKAFEKNNDNISRGRNRAEGVKFAVEQDTTLQDFYNKFNRFEVSKTADEQFQKYYASLTADEKKLYERKKNFYELDFSNEGGLVMPIIIEWTFADGSKEVDRIPAYIWRKNENKVTKVFAKDKEVVAVQLDPYRETADIDENNNSWPRKAKPSRFELFKQQQSPRGASAGPNPMQQSRQK